The proteins below are encoded in one region of Metabacillus dongyingensis:
- a CDS encoding EcsC family protein, with protein sequence MQMIYEKQLEEDLFQWKKKLLRKSSMLERVSKKTQTKINEHIPEKVHAIITESIKKMVQATLAGSNLTTNEKKLEGLSLEEKEKKVRQTIGTFQKTAAVEGAGTGAGGILGSAADFPLLLGIKMKCLFEIATLYGFDPKQYEERLFLLYVFQLAYSSDEHRRNTFELIESWDKRKNELKEIDWQTFQQEYRDHIDLVKLLQIMPGIGAVVGGVANYHLVRHLGETAMNCYRLRIMNK encoded by the coding sequence ATGCAGATGATTTATGAAAAACAGCTGGAAGAGGATCTATTTCAGTGGAAAAAGAAATTGCTGAGAAAGTCTTCCATGCTAGAACGTGTTTCTAAAAAAACACAAACGAAGATTAATGAGCATATTCCGGAAAAAGTCCATGCAATCATTACGGAGAGCATTAAAAAGATGGTGCAGGCAACACTTGCCGGATCAAACCTCACAACAAACGAAAAGAAGCTGGAAGGACTGTCACTTGAAGAAAAAGAAAAGAAAGTCAGGCAAACAATCGGCACCTTTCAAAAGACTGCTGCTGTAGAAGGAGCAGGAACCGGGGCCGGCGGAATTTTGGGGTCGGCTGCTGATTTTCCTTTACTCCTTGGCATTAAAATGAAGTGCTTATTTGAAATTGCGACTTTATACGGGTTTGACCCTAAACAATATGAAGAGAGATTGTTTTTACTCTATGTCTTTCAATTGGCTTATTCCAGTGATGAACATCGAAGGAATACGTTCGAGCTGATTGAAAGCTGGGACAAAAGAAAAAATGAACTGAAAGAGATTGACTGGCAAACCTTTCAGCAGGAATACAGAGATCACATTGACCTTGTCAAACTGCTGCAGATCATGCCGGGAATCGGCGCTGTTGTCGGCGGTGTAGCGAACTATCACCTTGTCCGGCATTTAGGTGAAACGGCAATGAATTGTTATCGGCTTCGAATTATGAATAAATAA
- a CDS encoding ABC transporter ATP-binding protein yields MSLLKVNHLTGGYTRNPVLKDISFEIEKHQIVGLIGLNGAGKSTTIRHVIGLMEPHKGEISINGISFHQQPTEYRSQFSFIPETPILYEELTLYEHLELTAMAYGLSQETFKQRLHPLLSEFRMEKRLKWFPSHFSKGMKQKVMIMCAFLVEPELYIIDEPFVGLDPLAINALLEMMNKAKKDGAGILMSTHILATAERYCDAFIILHNGKIRAKGSLEELRSEFGMRDATLDDLYIQLTKEDQNEQH; encoded by the coding sequence ATGAGCTTATTAAAAGTAAATCACCTGACAGGAGGATACACACGTAATCCTGTCTTAAAAGATATATCATTTGAAATTGAAAAGCACCAAATTGTCGGTTTGATTGGTTTAAACGGAGCCGGAAAAAGCACAACAATCCGTCATGTGATCGGGTTAATGGAGCCGCATAAAGGTGAAATTTCCATTAACGGCATTTCCTTTCACCAGCAGCCGACTGAATACCGCAGCCAATTTTCATTTATTCCTGAAACACCGATTCTTTATGAGGAATTAACGCTTTATGAGCACTTGGAGCTTACGGCGATGGCGTATGGACTAAGTCAGGAAACGTTTAAACAGCGTCTTCACCCATTATTGTCTGAATTCAGAATGGAAAAAAGACTAAAATGGTTCCCAAGTCATTTTTCAAAAGGCATGAAGCAAAAAGTTATGATTATGTGTGCGTTTTTAGTTGAGCCTGAGCTGTACATTATTGACGAGCCATTTGTCGGATTGGATCCGCTTGCAATCAATGCTCTGCTTGAGATGATGAACAAAGCGAAAAAAGACGGAGCGGGAATTTTAATGTCAACACATATTTTAGCAACAGCTGAACGCTACTGTGATGCGTTTATTATTCTACATAATGGAAAAATCAGAGCAAAAGGGTCGCTTGAGGAGCTCCGGTCGGAGTTTGGAATGAGGGACGCAACGCTTGATGATTTGTATATCCAGCTCACGAAGGAAGATCAAAATGAGCAGCATTGA
- a CDS encoding ABC transporter permease codes for MSSIDQIWKTRLEAHLKEVQSYTKYMFNDHLIFVLVFLGAGGALSYQEWLKTMPDDFPVLAIMTAVFALIITASSVRTLLKEPDLVFLLPLEENMAGYFQKALVYSFFSQLYVFLIAALVLSPMLFRAESLTGTDFLIICIQILLVKGWNLMLNFRISFYTEPSAKIYDFIVRLAINGLTIFFLLSKAYIYVFIMYGVMAVLYIYFQKATKAKGVKWEKLIDLELEKKQSFYRIANLFTDVPKLKKKAKRRKYLDGLLAFVKYKQESMYSYLYTRAFFRSNDYLGIFLRLTIIGGIVLYIIPTNQFSVLAIAILVLYLTGIQMIGLYKHYDMLALPDLYPVQPQFKKAKFLKLLFIMIVSQHVILTLIALISGNIIPALILFAAGFIFAYGFVYLYVKSRLVKMDASVF; via the coding sequence ATGAGCAGCATTGATCAGATTTGGAAAACCCGATTAGAGGCTCATCTAAAAGAAGTGCAGTCCTATACAAAATATATGTTTAACGACCATTTAATTTTTGTTCTTGTATTTTTGGGAGCAGGCGGTGCTCTATCTTATCAGGAATGGCTGAAAACAATGCCTGATGACTTTCCGGTACTTGCGATTATGACGGCTGTATTTGCTCTGATCATTACGGCATCGAGTGTCCGGACGCTCTTAAAAGAACCTGATTTAGTTTTTCTTTTGCCTCTGGAAGAAAATATGGCCGGCTATTTTCAAAAAGCTCTTGTATACAGTTTTTTTAGTCAGCTGTATGTGTTTTTGATCGCAGCATTAGTGCTTTCACCCATGCTGTTCAGGGCTGAGAGCTTAACCGGAACAGACTTCCTGATTATCTGCATTCAAATCCTCCTTGTAAAAGGCTGGAATTTAATGCTGAATTTCCGAATATCCTTTTATACTGAGCCGTCAGCCAAAATATATGATTTTATTGTCCGACTCGCAATAAATGGATTAACCATTTTCTTTTTGCTGTCAAAAGCCTATATTTATGTATTCATTATGTATGGAGTAATGGCAGTGCTCTACATTTATTTTCAAAAAGCCACAAAAGCAAAAGGAGTTAAATGGGAGAAGCTGATAGACCTGGAGCTTGAGAAAAAGCAGTCATTCTATAGAATTGCAAACCTCTTTACAGATGTTCCAAAGCTTAAGAAAAAAGCAAAGCGCAGAAAGTATTTAGACGGTCTGCTTGCGTTTGTGAAATATAAACAGGAAAGCATGTACAGTTATTTATATACAAGGGCATTCTTTCGTTCCAATGATTATCTGGGCATCTTTTTGCGTCTGACAATAATCGGGGGAATCGTTCTCTATATTATCCCGACAAATCAGTTTAGTGTGCTCGCGATAGCAATCCTTGTTCTCTATTTAACCGGGATTCAAATGATCGGTCTTTATAAGCATTACGACATGCTTGCTCTGCCGGACTTATATCCGGTTCAGCCACAGTTTAAAAAAGCAAAATTCCTTAAACTTCTGTTTATCATGATTGTAAGCCAGCACGTGATATTAACTCTGATCGCTCTGATTTCGGGGAATATCATTCCTGCTCTGATTCTCTTTGCAGCCGGATTTATTTTTGCTTATGGGTTTGTTTATCTTTATGTGAAATCAAGGCTGGTGAAAATGGATGCCAGCGTATTCTAG